A genomic region of Anas acuta chromosome 1, bAnaAcu1.1, whole genome shotgun sequence contains the following coding sequences:
- the DNAJB13 gene encoding dnaJ homolog subfamily B member 13: MGQDYYAVLGLGRGASTADIQRAYRLQALRSHPLKCREPGAQERFRQLAEAYDVLGDPVKRGVYDRFGEEGLKGGIPLEGGDEDTWTGGYVFHNNPDKVFRDFFGGDNPFSEFFSEDGSEVVVPYGGLRGRGVLKQDPPIVRDLHLSLEDLFHGCTKKIKISRRVMNEDGQTSTIRDKILTIDVRPGWRQGTRITFEKEGDQGPNVIPADITFVVREKPHLRFKRADDNLSYVATIPLGKALVGCTVEVRTLDGRLLNIPINDIVHPKYCKVVPGEGMPLPQEPRRRGDLLISFNICFPRELTPEKKMLLKSALLS, translated from the exons ATGGGGCAGGATTACTACGCCGTGCTGGGCCTGGGCCGAGGAGCCTCCACCGCCGACATCCAGCGGGC TTACCGCCTGCAGGCGCTGCGTTCCCACCCGCTGAAGTGCCGCGAGCCGGGGGCTCAGGAGCGGTTCCGCCAGCTGGCCGAAGCCTACGACGTGCTCGGAGACC CCGTGAAGAGAGGCGTCTACGACAGGTTTGGAGAAGAAGGACTCAAAGGCGGCATCCCCCTCGAGGGCGGTGATGAGGACACCTGGACGGGCGGCTACGTGTTCCACAACAACCCCGACAAGGTCTTCAGGGACTTCTTCGGCGGGGACAACCCCTTTTCGG AATTCTTCTCCGAGGACGGCTCCGAGGTGGTCGTGCCCTACGGGGGGCTGCGAGGACGCGGCGTGCTGAAGCAGGACCCCCCGATCGTGCGGGATCTCCACCTCTCCCTCGAGGATCTCTTCCACGGCTGCACCAAGAAGATCAAGATCTCCCGCAGG GTGATGAACGAGGACGGCCAAACGAGCACCATCAGGGACAAAATCCTCACCATCGACGTGCGgccaggctggaggcagggcaCCAGGATAACCTTCGAGAAGGAAGGGGACCAG GGTCCCAACGTCATCCCAGCTGACATCACCTTCGTTGTCCGGGAGAAACCTCACCTGAGGTTCAAAAGGGCCGACGACAACCTCAGCTACGTGGCCACCATCCCCCTGGGAAAG GCGCTGGTGGGCTGCACGGTGGAGGTGAGGACGCTGGACGGGCGGCTGCTCAACATCCCCATCAACGACATCGTGCA CCCCAAATATTGTAAGGTGGTGCCCGGCGAGGGGATGCCGCTGCCCCAAGAGCCCCGGCGCAGGGGCGACCTCCTCATCTCCTTCAACATCTGCTTCCCCAGGGAGCTCACGCCCGAGAAGAAAATGCTCCTGAAGAGCGCGCTGCTCTCCTAG
- the PAAF1 gene encoding proteasomal ATPase-associated factor 1, whose translation MAAALRIQSDWSRALRRDEGEAWLSCRSPGKPTLYGSLTRRGLSTEGVPDIAASEGFVVGEITKKSILVSCPHENVSTKFLAPFTTFSRIHQKSVTCLDISSGGGLGVSTSTDGTMKIWQAANGEIRRLLEGHVYDVNCCRFFPSGLVVLSGGMDAQLKIWSVEDASCAVTFQGHKGGILDTAIVDRGRNVLSCSRDGTARLWDCGKSACLGVLADCGSPVNGIAVGTADNSVNLGAPEKTPSEREIGTEGKILLLAREDKKLQGVGLQSRQPVFLFVGSDAFNCCTFLSSTYFLAGTQDGNIYQLDVRNTNAPIQVIQRSGAPVLSLLPYRDGFVASQGDGTCFIIQQDLDYVIDLTEADCDPVYKVASWEKQIYTCCRDGVVRRYQLSDL comes from the exons ATGGCGGCCGCGCTGCGCATCCAGAGCGACTGGAGCCGGGCCCTGAG gaggGATGAGGGCGAGGcctggctgagctgcaggagcccgG GGAAGCCGACGCTGTACGGCAGCCTGACCCGCCGCGGGCTCAGCACCGAGGGCGTCCCCGACATCGCCGCCTCCGAGGGCTTCGTGGTCGGCGAAATCACCAAG aaAAGCATCCTCGTTTCCTGCCCTCACGAAAACGTCTCCACGAAGTTCCTGGCGCCCTTCACCACCTTCTCCAGAATCCACCAGAAAAGT GTGACCTGCCTGGATATTTCCAGCGGCGGAGGGCTCGGCGTGTCCACCAGCACGGACGGGACCATGAAAATCTGGCAGGCTGCAAACGGAGAAATCAGA agaCTTTTGGAAGGCCATGTGTATGATGTGAATTGTTGCAGGTTTTTCCCGTCGGGCCTCGTGGTTCTCAGCGGGGGAATGGACGCCCAGCTAAAGATCTGGTCGGTGGAAGACGCCAGCTGCGCCGTAACCTTCCAGGGTCACAAAGGAG gtattTTGGACACTGCCATTGTGGACCGAGGAAGAAACGtcctctcctgctccagagACGGCACGGCCCGGCTCTGGGACTGCGGCAAATCCGCCTGCCTGGGTGTCCTGGCTGACTGCGGCTCCCCTGTCAACGGCATCGCCGTGGGCACTGCTGACAACTCGGTGAACCTGGGCGCTCCCGAAAAAACTCCCA GTGAACGTGAGATCGGGACAGAAGGGaaaatcctgctgctggctcgAGAAGACAAGAAGCTTCAGGGAGTGGgactgcagagcaggcagccg GTGTTCCTCTTTGTCGGCTCCGACGCCTTCAACTGCTGCACATTCCTCTCGAGTACTTATTTCCTGGCGGGGACTCAGGATGGGAACATCTACCAGCTGGATGTGAGAAACACAAA tGCTCCAATCCAGGTCATTCAGAGATCAGGAGCGCCAGTGCTTTCTCTGCTTCCGTACCGGGATGGATTCGTTGCCAGCCAAG GTGACGGAACCTGTTTTATCATCCAGCAAGACCTCGATTATGTCATCGACCTCACGGAAGCTGACTGTGACCCTGTGTACAAG gtgGCTTCTTGGGAGAAGCAGATTTATACGTGCTGCAGAGACGGGGTAGTGAGGAGATACCAGCTTTCTGACCTCTAG